The genomic stretch AAAATGCGGCATCGACGAATCTTTCTGGTAAGGTGGAATACTGTCATAATCCTGCGCTTTGCCCACAGTCGCAAACAATATAAATGCAAAAAAAGATAATAGATATTTCATCATTCTATAATTAAAAATCAAAAATAATATTTATACTTCAACAAAATTGTTATAAATATCCTTATTCCTCTCTCCTATTTGCTGCCGCCACAAAGCATAATACAATCCTTTTTGTTCCAACAAAACATCGTGTTTGCCTTGTTCTACAATCTTGCCTTTTTCCAAAACATAAATCGTATCGGCATGCATGATAGTTGATAACCGATGTGCAATGAGAATCGTAATTTGCTGCTTATCCAAAGAAATTTCTCTGATGGTGTTTGTAATACTTTCTTCCGTCAAGGAATCGAGCGCAGAAGTAGCTTCATCAAAAATCAATAATCGCGGATTGCGCAGCAATGCGCGCGCGATGGAAATGCGCTGCTTTTCGCCGCCGGAAAGTTTCATACCGTTTTCGCCCAAAACTGTGTTGATGCCTTGCGGCGATTTTTCAAGAAGCTTGTCTGCTGCGGCTTTGCGCAATGCTGCAAGAATTTCTTCATCGGTTGCATCGGGTTTTACAAAGAGCATATTGTCTTTAATGGTTCCTGCAAATAGTTGCGTATCCTGCGTTACAAAACCGATTTGCCTGCGCAATTGATTATATCGAATATCTGTGGAATCGATTTGATTGAATAAAATATGTCCTTCTTTCGGATAATACAAACCGACGAGCAATTTTACCAACGTGGATTTTCCAGAACCCGAAGGACCAACAAAGGCAATCGTTTCACCCGTTTTCACTTCAAAAGAAATATGATCAATGGAATTGTCTTTTGCCGTTTTATGACGAAAAACTACGCTGTCAAACTGCAAATCTACCAATAAACCGAAATCCATAGGTTCGTCGGGGCGTGTTTCAATCGGTTTTTGCATCAGCTTGTCGAATGTGTGAATGGATGCATCCACTTCGCGATATTGCAAAATGATATTTCCTAAGTCTTGCAACGGTCCGAAAATAGTGGTGGAGATAAATTGCATTGCAATCAGTTCGCCTGTCGTCAATACTTTTCTAAAGATTAACCAAAGCAAAATAAATAAAATAGATTGCTTCAACACGTTGAGCGATGTGCCTTGCAAAAAAGTGAGGGTGCGCGTTTTTTTCACTTTAATCATTTCCATATCAAAGATGCGTTCCGTGAGTTTTTTGAGCCTTCTTATTTCAGGAAAAGTCAAGCCGAGACTTTTTACCAACTCAATATTTCTAAGGCTTTCCGTGATAACGCCGGACATTAAATTGGTTTCGCGATTGATGCTTCGTTGGATGGTTTTTATTTTTTTCGACAATAATCCTGTAAGCGAACCAAGCACAATAATGCCAATCACAAACACGGGAATCAACATCCAGTTTTTGGTAACTGAATAATAAATTAAAAAACCGACGCCGATAGCAGATGAAAATAAAATGTTGATGAATGATGTTACAAAACGTTCCGTATCAGTTTTTACTTTTTGCAAAACGGACAAAGTTTCGCCGCTGCGGCTTTCTTCAAATTCCTGGAAATTCAGGCGCAGCGTTTGTTTCAGTCCGTCGTTAAAAATCTGCTCGCCGAATTTTGCAACAGCTAACCGCGTTGTATAATCCTGCCACGCTTTTGCCAATCGCGAAAGTAACGCTACGCCAATGGCAATCATCAACCAAAACAAAACGCCTCTGACCAATTGTTGCTCCGTTATATTCTTATCTACATTTGTTGCATATTTATCGATAATTTTCCCGAAAATCACAGGGTCAACCAAACTCAGTAATTGCGCAATGGTTGCAAGAACGAGCGACCAGATGATTAAGGTTTTGTGCGGCTTGAGATATTTCCAAAGGGTTTTCATACTTTGGTAAATATAAGAAAATTTTCAGGCTTCGAAATCCATTATTTTACCAAAGGCATTAATCTTTTTATCGTTGCCGAATCGGGATTATTGATACTTTGCTTATCTATCGAGCCGTTCAGCACGCGAACATTACTGCTGTCTAAAAAAGAGATTTTAGATTTACTGTCCGCATATAACCAAAGGCTGTCGGTAGAAACATTTGTACCAAATATCACAGATGACTGCATAGCATTGACGGTTATATTTTTGAAACTGCTTTTGACTTTCGGATTATCAAAATCATTCTGAATCGGTTTGCTGTCAACAACCTTAACTTCTTGATTTATATTTCCTAATTTCAACAATGAGTTGTCAATGAGATGAATGTTTATAGGAGTGTTTGTGGAAGAATCTATTTTAACCTCCGTTCTTTCTGCCGTAATATTATCTAATGACGGCAGAAACAAATCTATGTTGCGATTTGCCCACGCATCGGCAACGTTGTGCGTAGCTTGCATGCCCGGCGAGTGAATTGTAAACCGTTGAATATATAATGTATCATTTTTGATTTCCACACCAATACTGTCGAAAAGACTTTGATCATATGAATAATCGTAAAACAAATATTTTCCCGAAGGCGACGGATGAATGGTACAAATAAAATCATTGCCGCCGGGAAAAGGATGATTTATAATCTTTACCGCTTTGTATTTGCCGATAGCGCCTTGCTGAAAAGATTCTTCTGACGGATATAAGCCAATCGTGTATTTTCCTTGTTTCACAACACTGCGCAACGCAAAAGACGTAAACAACGGAACAAGAAAAACCACAATCAAAAAGCCTAATAAAAGTTTATTGCTTGTTTTCATTTTTTATGAGTTGTATTGTTTTTTAAATTTTTCATACTTCGTTTTTAAATCGTCCACTTCCACGCCCAGCATAAACATCGTTCTGAAAATATTGGGCAATTCTTTATCGGTAAATTCCTGCTTGCGATAAGCAACGGCATTCTTTAATCCGTCGGGCGAAATGAAGTAACCAATACCGCGCTTGTCGTAGATAATTTCCTGTTGCTTCAAAAAATCGTACGTGCGCGCAACCGTGTTGGGATTCACTTCCAGCTGAACCGCCATTTCCCGCACGCTTGGTATTTTATCTTCGGCTTTCCATTCTTTCAGCAACAGCCGCTCGCAGATATAATCGGCTATTTGCAGGTAAATGGCTTGACCATTATTATTAAATTGCATAATTGTAATTTCTTTATTCTTAAATTTCTTTTTCCCTTAATCTGAACCACGTAACCAGCCAAAAGAACGGCGCCCATATAAACTTTGCCAGAAAAATAATAATGCCCGAAACCGTGTGATTAAAAAAATATTCCTTTTGCCACACACCATTTGCAGTGCCATGTGCGTTCACAATATCGAAAGTTGCTCCATATTTATTAAATGATGCAGACAACGATTTTATAAAAAAAATAAAAGCGATAATCAACAACGCACCGACAGCCGTTGTGAATACAAAAGAATATTTTTTAAAATAAACAGACCCCAATAAATACAAGGCTTGCACGGCAAAGAAAGCATATAAAACACATCTCAGCTCTTCCCAACTACTGCCTTTCGGTTTACTCCAATTGATATGATAAAAATGATATTTTTCAGGATGCTTGCACACCAATTCCGACACGTACTCGGCAGCTCCTTTTGCAACTAACAAATAACAAAGCGTATAAACAACCGTAAAAACAAGCACGTTGTAAAACAATGCACACGCTAACTTTTCTCCATGACTTGCAGGAAGTGTGAGCCAATAAATACCTTTGTCTTTGCTGCTCAACATACTGAACGAAAAGCTCGCGAATATTGCGCCTAATATGAAAAGTCCCATTAAATAAAATTCAAACAAAGTATTTCCGCTGTAAGAATTGCCGCCAAATAAAACCCACAAGAACATAACAATCGCC from Arachidicoccus sp. BS20 encodes the following:
- a CDS encoding ABC transporter ATP-binding protein, with translation MKTLWKYLKPHKTLIIWSLVLATIAQLLSLVDPVIFGKIIDKYATNVDKNITEQQLVRGVLFWLMIAIGVALLSRLAKAWQDYTTRLAVAKFGEQIFNDGLKQTLRLNFQEFEESRSGETLSVLQKVKTDTERFVTSFINILFSSAIGVGFLIYYSVTKNWMLIPVFVIGIIVLGSLTGLLSKKIKTIQRSINRETNLMSGVITESLRNIELVKSLGLTFPEIRRLKKLTERIFDMEMIKVKKTRTLTFLQGTSLNVLKQSILFILLWLIFRKVLTTGELIAMQFISTTIFGPLQDLGNIILQYREVDASIHTFDKLMQKPIETRPDEPMDFGLLVDLQFDSVVFRHKTAKDNSIDHISFEVKTGETIAFVGPSGSGKSTLVKLLVGLYYPKEGHILFNQIDSTDIRYNQLRRQIGFVTQDTQLFAGTIKDNMLFVKPDATDEEILAALRKAAADKLLEKSPQGINTVLGENGMKLSGGEKQRISIARALLRNPRLLIFDEATSALDSLTEESITNTIREISLDKQQITILIAHRLSTIMHADTIYVLEKGKIVEQGKHDVLLEQKGLYYALWRQQIGERNKDIYNNFVEV
- a CDS encoding GntR family transcriptional regulator, yielding MQFNNNGQAIYLQIADYICERLLLKEWKAEDKIPSVREMAVQLEVNPNTVARTYDFLKQQEIIYDKRGIGYFISPDGLKNAVAYRKQEFTDKELPNIFRTMFMLGVEVDDLKTKYEKFKKQYNS